The proteins below come from a single Geobacillus thermoleovorans genomic window:
- a CDS encoding YfkD famly protein has protein sequence MKKWAVSLFVSVLLLYAAAFSALAAAGKPAPGAVIDISKENTYPNPTQDLPHLEPSSFTKQLLRSANVKIENPELIHLFNESSATDTPWAVGYRATIYLGQWPLNYQSIETSTNWEYQKVNTNFLDNRGGDTAQKLYYKQEMQKYVRGGLTVKVPNEDAVKRMMLNKAMEKTNLPLSFSTVVGLGTKKDQPYNVPAKKIGYLYAYAPAVNEKGKVTYGEVYVVLKGNKKKIVVKNVTTRGVGAWIPVQDRLYMSYVVSEQPR, from the coding sequence ATGAAAAAGTGGGCTGTTTCGCTGTTCGTGAGCGTGCTTCTTCTTTATGCGGCGGCGTTTTCGGCGCTGGCGGCTGCCGGCAAACCGGCGCCCGGTGCGGTGATTGATATATCGAAAGAAAATACGTATCCGAACCCGACACAAGATTTGCCGCATTTGGAACCGAGCTCGTTTACAAAACAGCTGTTAAGATCGGCGAATGTGAAAATTGAGAATCCCGAATTGATCCATCTCTTTAATGAATCTTCGGCGACCGACACGCCATGGGCCGTTGGCTATCGAGCGACGATTTATTTAGGCCAATGGCCGCTCAATTACCAGTCGATCGAAACGTCGACGAACTGGGAATATCAAAAGGTCAACACGAATTTCCTTGATAACCGCGGCGGCGATACGGCGCAAAAGTTGTACTATAAACAAGAAATGCAAAAATACGTCCGCGGCGGGTTGACGGTGAAAGTGCCGAATGAAGACGCGGTTAAGCGGATGATGTTAAACAAAGCGATGGAAAAGACGAACTTGCCGCTCTCTTTCAGCACGGTTGTCGGCCTTGGCACGAAAAAAGACCAACCGTACAACGTACCGGCGAAAAAAATAGGTTATTTGTACGCGTACGCTCCGGCGGTGAATGAAAAAGGGAAAGTAACATACGGGGAAGTGTACGTCGTGCTCAAAGGAAACAAAAAGAAAATTGTCGTCAAAAACGTGACGACAAGAGGGGTTGGGGCGTGGATTCCGGTGCAGGATCGCCTGTACATGTCATATGTGGTGAGTGAACAGCCAAGATAA
- the yfkAB gene encoding radical SAM/CxCxxxxC motif protein YfkAB: MRSSTMPAITPAYDPWEAYVDIEEYGKLQLTNIEFTTTTLCNMRCEHCAVGYTLTMKDPEALPLDMLLRRLEEIPHLRSLSITGGEPMLSLKSVEQYVVPLLRYAHERGVRTQLNSNLTLDLSRYEPVIPYLDVLHISHNWGTIDDFVEGGFAMMERKPTRAQREKYFQRMLDNAKALANAGVMVSAETMLNKRTVRHLETIHRQVVEAMGCRRHEIHPMYPSDFASALETLSLDELREAIHHLLDIRDENVWMLFGTLPFYPCSDNEEDVRLLKRLYESKNVTVRNDPDGRSRLNVNIFTGDVIVTDFGDEPPLGNIIHDSLPDVYDKWRRSKLARELLCHCPSARCLGPNVLVKQTYYRGVDFTKRSARIGR; this comes from the coding sequence ATGCGCTCATCCACCATGCCAGCCATTACACCGGCGTATGACCCTTGGGAAGCGTACGTCGATATTGAAGAATATGGAAAACTACAACTGACGAATATTGAGTTTACCACAACGACGCTTTGCAATATGCGCTGTGAGCATTGTGCTGTTGGCTATACGTTGACAATGAAAGATCCCGAGGCGCTGCCGCTTGATATGTTGCTCCGCCGGCTCGAGGAAATTCCGCATTTGCGGTCATTAAGCATCACCGGCGGCGAGCCGATGCTGTCATTAAAATCCGTCGAACAATACGTCGTTCCCCTTCTCCGCTACGCGCACGAGCGCGGGGTGCGGACGCAGCTCAATTCGAACTTGACGTTGGATTTGTCTCGCTATGAACCAGTCATTCCGTATTTGGATGTGCTCCATATCTCGCACAACTGGGGGACGATCGACGACTTTGTCGAAGGTGGTTTTGCCATGATGGAGCGGAAGCCGACGCGCGCCCAACGCGAGAAATACTTCCAGCGCATGCTTGACAATGCAAAAGCGCTGGCAAATGCCGGCGTGATGGTATCGGCGGAAACGATGTTAAACAAACGAACCGTCCGCCACTTGGAAACGATCCACCGCCAAGTTGTCGAGGCAATGGGTTGCCGGCGCCATGAAATCCATCCGATGTATCCGAGCGATTTTGCCAGCGCTTTAGAGACGTTGAGCTTGGACGAATTGCGCGAAGCGATTCACCATTTGCTTGACATTCGCGACGAAAACGTCTGGATGCTGTTTGGCACGCTGCCGTTTTACCCGTGCAGCGACAACGAAGAAGATGTGCGCCTATTGAAGCGGCTGTATGAAAGCAAAAACGTCACCGTGCGCAACGATCCAGACGGACGTTCACGGCTCAATGTCAATATTTTCACCGGCGATGTCATCGTCACCGATTTCGGTGATGAACCGCCGCTTGGCAACATCATTCACGATTCGCTGCCAGACGTGTATGACAAATGGCGGCGCTCAAAGCTTGCTAGGGAGCTTCTTTGCCACTGCCCGTCGGCACGCTGCCTCGGACCGAACGTCCTTGTGAAGCAGACGTATTACCGCGGCGTCGATTTTACGAAGCGGTCCGCGCGCATTGGCCGATAA
- a CDS encoding fumarate hydratase, which translates to MEKFQQSMYDLIVETSTKLPKDVRRAIARAKVRENAGTRAAMALDTIVENIQMADENVSPICQDTGLPTFKIKVPVGVNQIEMKKAIRAAIVEATKNGKLRPNSVDSLTGKNSGDNLGEGVPVIKFEQWENDYIDVRLILKGGGCENKNIQYSLPCELEGLGRAGRDLDGIRKCILHAVYQAQGQGCSAGFIGVGIGGDRSSGYELAKEQLFRSVDDVNPIEELRQLEEYIMENANKLGIGTMGFGGESTLLGCKIGVMHRIPASFFVSVAYNCWAFRRMGVKIDPATGEIIEWLYQDGEDVDFAKELEKAEAAAALEQGDTRVIDLVPPLSEEQVRQLRVGDVVRISGIIYTGRDAIHKYLMDHDAPVDLNGQIIYHCGPVMLKDEEGRWHAKAAGPTTSIREEPYQGDIMKKFGVRAVIGKGGMGAKTLQALKEHGGVYLNAIGGAAQYYADCIKSVEGVDLLEFGIPEAMWHLRVENFTAVVTMDSHGNSLHEDVEKSSLEKLAQFKEPVFK; encoded by the coding sequence ATGGAAAAATTCCAGCAAAGCATGTATGACTTGATCGTTGAGACATCAACGAAGCTGCCGAAGGACGTTCGCCGAGCGATCGCTCGAGCGAAAGTGCGCGAAAACGCCGGCACGCGGGCGGCCATGGCGCTCGATACGATCGTCGAGAACATTCAAATGGCGGACGAAAACGTGTCGCCGATCTGTCAGGACACCGGCTTGCCGACGTTTAAAATCAAAGTGCCGGTCGGCGTGAATCAAATCGAAATGAAAAAAGCGATCCGCGCCGCCATTGTCGAAGCGACGAAAAACGGCAAGCTGCGTCCGAACTCGGTCGACTCGCTCACCGGCAAAAACAGCGGCGACAACTTAGGGGAAGGCGTGCCGGTCATCAAATTTGAACAATGGGAAAACGATTACATTGACGTTCGCCTTATTTTAAAAGGCGGCGGTTGTGAAAACAAAAACATTCAATACAGCCTTCCGTGTGAACTCGAGGGGCTCGGCCGCGCCGGCCGCGACCTTGACGGCATCCGCAAATGCATTTTGCATGCGGTGTACCAAGCGCAAGGGCAAGGATGCAGCGCCGGCTTTATCGGCGTCGGCATCGGCGGCGACCGCTCATCGGGCTATGAGTTGGCGAAAGAGCAGCTGTTCCGTTCGGTCGATGATGTCAATCCGATTGAAGAATTGCGCCAACTCGAAGAATACATTATGGAAAACGCCAACAAACTTGGCATCGGCACGATGGGCTTTGGCGGCGAATCGACGCTGCTTGGCTGTAAAATCGGCGTTATGCACCGCATCCCGGCGAGCTTCTTCGTTTCGGTCGCCTACAACTGCTGGGCGTTTCGGCGCATGGGCGTGAAAATCGACCCGGCGACCGGTGAGATCATCGAATGGCTGTACCAAGACGGCGAAGACGTCGATTTTGCAAAAGAGTTGGAAAAAGCGGAAGCAGCCGCGGCGCTTGAACAAGGCGACACACGCGTCATCGACCTTGTTCCGCCGCTGTCGGAAGAACAAGTGCGCCAGCTTCGCGTCGGCGACGTCGTCCGCATCAGCGGCATCATTTACACCGGCCGCGATGCCATTCATAAATATTTGATGGACCATGACGCGCCGGTCGACTTGAACGGGCAAATCATTTATCATTGCGGCCCGGTCATGTTAAAAGATGAAGAAGGCCGCTGGCACGCCAAAGCTGCCGGCCCGACGACAAGCATCCGTGAAGAGCCGTACCAAGGCGACATCATGAAAAAATTCGGCGTTCGTGCTGTCATCGGCAAAGGCGGCATGGGCGCGAAGACGCTGCAAGCGTTAAAAGAACACGGCGGCGTGTATTTGAACGCGATCGGCGGCGCGGCGCAATATTACGCCGATTGCATCAAATCCGTGGAAGGCGTTGATTTGCTGGAGTTTGGCATCCCCGAAGCGATGTGGCATTTGCGCGTCGAAAACTTCACTGCTGTTGTCACGATGGATTCGCACGGCAACAGCTTGCATGAAGATGTGGAAAAATCGTCGCTTGAAAAGCTGGCTCAGTTCAAAGAGCCGGTGTTCAAGTAA
- the pdaA gene encoding delta-lactam-biosynthetic de-N-acetylase: protein MRWLISLVLALALFPAPAFAISNAPIHWGFKRSENHEPPSAGKELDELLAKYDAFYLGDTSEKTIYLTFDNGYENGYTAQILDVLKEKHVPAAFFVTGHYLQTAPDLVKRMAAEGHIIGNHSWHHPDLTAASEERFREELEKVKEKTEELTGQKGMAYLRPPRGIFSERTLSLARDLGYYHVFWSLAFVDWQTDRQRGWQYAYDQIMKQIHPGAILLLHSVSKDNAEALPKVIDDLRKQGYTFASLDELMVKKMGLHPRLFRP, encoded by the coding sequence ATGAGATGGCTCATTTCTCTCGTTTTAGCGCTCGCGCTTTTTCCCGCCCCTGCTTTTGCCATAAGCAATGCGCCGATCCATTGGGGATTTAAGAGAAGCGAAAACCACGAGCCCCCATCGGCGGGAAAAGAGCTCGATGAACTGCTCGCCAAATATGACGCCTTTTATTTAGGCGACACGAGCGAAAAAACGATCTATTTAACATTTGACAACGGGTATGAAAACGGCTATACGGCGCAAATTTTGGACGTGTTAAAGGAAAAACATGTGCCAGCCGCCTTTTTTGTCACTGGTCATTATTTGCAAACAGCGCCCGATTTAGTCAAACGGATGGCGGCGGAAGGGCATATCATCGGCAACCATTCATGGCACCATCCCGATTTGACGGCGGCAAGCGAAGAGCGGTTCCGTGAAGAGCTGGAAAAAGTAAAAGAAAAGACCGAGGAATTGACCGGGCAAAAAGGGATGGCGTACCTTCGCCCGCCGCGCGGCATTTTCAGCGAACGGACGTTATCTCTCGCCCGCGACCTTGGCTATTATCACGTCTTTTGGTCGCTTGCGTTCGTCGACTGGCAAACTGACCGCCAGCGCGGCTGGCAATATGCTTACGACCAAATCATGAAACAAATCCATCCGGGGGCGATTTTGCTGTTGCATTCCGTGTCCAAAGACAATGCCGAAGCGCTGCCGAAGGTGATCGACGACTTGCGCAAACAAGGGTATACGTTTGCCAGCTTAGATGAGTTGATGGTGAAAAAGATGGGCCTCCATCCGCGGCTGTTTCGCCCATAA
- a CDS encoding DNA-3-methyladenine glycosylase family protein, which translates to MWKQTITVPAPYDFAHALERLALDPLLAVDLERQRVTVPLHLDDVKVPVVVESIGAKDAPRFIVSGPHPERQQEIIERISHLFQWRTPLASVHGYFQATELAPLFARYEGLPLVLDFDLYFCLVKCLIHQQLHLKVGYRLTERFVKTFGEERDGVWFYPRPEEIAARSYEDLRALQLSGRKAEYIVNVSRLIAEGKLRLDELEQMEDGEVMERLTAVRGIGPWTVQNFLLFGLGRPNVFPPADIGLQRAVEKWFGLPKRPTTKEMAALGERWKPYASYAALYLWRSIE; encoded by the coding sequence ATGTGGAAGCAAACGATTACCGTGCCCGCGCCGTACGATTTTGCGCATGCGTTGGAGCGATTGGCGCTCGATCCGCTGCTGGCGGTTGATCTAGAGCGGCAGCGCGTCACCGTGCCGCTTCATCTCGATGACGTAAAGGTGCCTGTCGTGGTGGAAAGCATCGGCGCGAAAGACGCCCCGCGCTTTATCGTGTCGGGGCCGCATCCCGAGCGGCAACAGGAGATCATCGAACGGATTTCTCATCTGTTTCAATGGCGGACGCCCCTTGCCTCGGTGCACGGCTACTTTCAGGCGACCGAGCTGGCGCCGCTGTTTGCCCGTTATGAGGGGCTGCCGTTGGTGCTTGATTTTGATTTGTATTTTTGCCTCGTCAAATGTTTGATCCACCAACAGCTTCATCTCAAAGTCGGCTATCGGCTCACAGAGCGGTTTGTGAAAACGTTCGGCGAGGAGCGGGACGGCGTTTGGTTTTACCCGCGCCCAGAAGAGATCGCGGCCCGCTCGTACGAGGACTTGCGCGCCTTGCAGCTGAGCGGGCGGAAAGCCGAATATATCGTCAATGTGTCGCGCCTCATTGCCGAGGGGAAGCTGCGGCTTGATGAACTCGAGCAGATGGAAGACGGCGAGGTGATGGAGAGGCTGACCGCCGTGCGCGGCATCGGTCCGTGGACCGTGCAAAATTTCCTCCTCTTCGGCCTCGGCCGCCCAAACGTCTTCCCGCCGGCGGATATCGGTTTGCAGCGGGCGGTCGAAAAATGGTTCGGGCTTCCGAAGCGGCCGACCACAAAAGAGATGGCGGCGCTTGGCGAACGATGGAAGCCGTACGCCAGCTATGCGGCGCTTTATTTATGGCGAAGCATTGAATGA
- the rlmD gene encoding 23S rRNA (uracil(1939)-C(5))-methyltransferase RlmD — translation MRGTDMAKQQMNIKIKKGEQFPVTIQRIGINGEGVGYFQKQVVFVPGALPGEEVIVEATDIHPTYAEAKIKRIRKRSPNRIKPPCPLYDQCGGCQLQHLAYEAQLEAKRDIVIQALRRHARRLDVDKLDIRPTIGMDNPWHYRNKSQFQVGMKEGKVLAGLYGLNSHRLIDLSECRVQHPQTTRVTNIVKTILQDLHIPIYNERTRMGVVRTIVARVGFHTGDIQLVLVTATKDIPRKELLIEEIRRRLPEVKSIVQNINGEKTSLIFGDETEVLAGDEYIQETLGDLSFELSARAFFQLNPLQTVKLYDEVKKAAALTGTERIVDAYCGVGTIGLWLARDAKEVRGMDTIPEAIEDAQNNAKKHGFTNTHYVVGKAEYWLPKWVNEGWKPDVIIVDPPRVGCDRALLETILHVRPKTVVYVSCNPSSLARDLDALAAQYRVDYIQPVDMFPHTAHVEAVAKLTLQF, via the coding sequence ATGAGAGGGACCGATATGGCAAAGCAACAAATGAACATCAAAATCAAAAAAGGCGAGCAATTTCCCGTGACGATTCAACGGATCGGCATTAACGGCGAAGGGGTCGGTTATTTCCAAAAACAAGTCGTCTTCGTCCCCGGCGCCTTGCCGGGTGAAGAAGTCATCGTTGAGGCGACGGACATCCACCCAACCTACGCCGAGGCGAAAATCAAGCGCATCCGCAAGCGCTCGCCAAACCGCATCAAGCCGCCCTGTCCGCTCTATGACCAGTGCGGCGGCTGCCAGTTGCAGCACTTGGCGTACGAGGCGCAGCTCGAGGCGAAGCGCGACATTGTCATCCAGGCGCTCCGCCGCCATGCCCGGCGCCTCGATGTCGACAAGCTTGACATCCGCCCGACGATCGGCATGGACAACCCGTGGCATTACCGAAACAAAAGCCAGTTTCAAGTTGGAATGAAGGAAGGGAAGGTGCTCGCCGGCCTGTACGGCCTCAACTCCCACCGGCTCATCGATTTATCGGAATGCCGCGTCCAGCATCCGCAAACGACGCGCGTCACGAACATCGTGAAAACGATTTTGCAAGACTTGCACATCCCGATTTACAACGAGCGGACAAGAATGGGCGTCGTGCGGACGATCGTCGCCCGCGTCGGCTTTCATACCGGCGACATCCAGCTTGTGCTTGTGACAGCGACAAAAGACATTCCGCGCAAAGAGCTGTTGATCGAGGAAATCCGCCGCCGTCTTCCAGAAGTGAAATCGATCGTGCAAAACATCAACGGCGAAAAAACGTCGCTTATTTTCGGCGACGAGACAGAAGTGCTCGCCGGCGACGAATACATTCAAGAAACGCTCGGCGATTTGTCGTTTGAACTGTCGGCGCGCGCCTTTTTCCAGCTCAACCCGTTGCAGACGGTGAAATTGTACGACGAAGTGAAAAAAGCGGCCGCCCTCACCGGAACGGAGCGGATCGTTGACGCTTACTGCGGCGTCGGCACGATCGGTTTGTGGCTTGCTCGCGATGCCAAAGAAGTGCGCGGCATGGACACGATTCCGGAAGCGATCGAAGACGCGCAAAACAACGCCAAAAAGCATGGGTTCACCAACACGCACTATGTCGTCGGCAAAGCCGAATATTGGCTGCCAAAATGGGTGAACGAAGGCTGGAAGCCGGACGTCATCATCGTCGACCCGCCCCGCGTCGGCTGCGACCGGGCGTTGCTTGAAACGATTCTCCACGTCCGCCCGAAAACAGTCGTCTACGTCTCATGCAACCCGTCCAGCCTCGCCCGCGATCTCGATGCCTTGGCTGCACAATATCGCGTCGACTACATCCAACCGGTGGACATGTTTCCGCACACGGCGCATGTGGAAGCGGTGGCGAAATTAACGCTGCAATTTTGA
- a CDS encoding lmo0954 family membrane protein: MAKKIGLFVAGAVALLVLLFHLGPLVGLAITLAVLYYAFKKCLKAPSTFGKIVWALIGCAALVVSASNVPALIALVAAYVLYVVYKKWNGVKDERVVPEADDPFVNFEKQWAELQKHYS, from the coding sequence ATGGCAAAAAAGATCGGGCTGTTCGTTGCCGGCGCGGTGGCGTTGCTTGTGCTGCTGTTTCATCTTGGGCCGCTTGTCGGGTTGGCAATCACGCTGGCGGTGCTGTACTATGCGTTCAAGAAATGTTTGAAAGCCCCGTCGACGTTCGGGAAAATCGTGTGGGCATTGATTGGCTGTGCAGCGTTAGTTGTCAGCGCTTCGAATGTGCCAGCGCTCATCGCGCTTGTCGCGGCGTATGTGTTGTATGTCGTGTATAAAAAATGGAATGGAGTGAAAGACGAGCGCGTCGTTCCAGAAGCAGACGACCCGTTTGTCAACTTTGAAAAACAATGGGCGGAGCTGCAAAAGCATTATTCATGA
- a CDS encoding PspA/IM30 family protein, with translation MSVFSRLKTIIEADLHEWLDEKEKKNPIALLNHYLRQCEQEVERVRQLLERQYVLKEQFAREHREAEQMVEKRSKQAEVAAQAGEMELAEFARREQAQYAERAARLKQLLEQASRELFELEAKYEEMKHKLKDMQMRRMELMGRENAARAHCRIHRVVNGDAGPALAAFADAEVYLDRLERQVRSDYYRSTIDARIAQLEKQLQEGK, from the coding sequence ATGAGTGTGTTCTCACGTTTGAAAACGATCATTGAAGCCGATCTCCATGAATGGCTTGACGAAAAAGAAAAGAAAAACCCGATCGCGCTTCTCAATCACTATTTGCGCCAATGTGAACAGGAAGTCGAGCGGGTGCGGCAGCTGCTCGAGCGCCAATATGTGCTGAAAGAGCAATTTGCCCGCGAACATCGCGAAGCCGAACAGATGGTGGAAAAACGAAGCAAGCAGGCGGAGGTGGCGGCGCAAGCCGGGGAAATGGAGCTGGCCGAATTTGCGCGGCGCGAACAAGCGCAATACGCGGAGCGGGCGGCCCGCTTAAAACAGCTGCTCGAGCAAGCGAGCCGTGAGCTGTTTGAGTTAGAAGCGAAATATGAAGAAATGAAGCATAAGCTGAAAGATATGCAAATGCGGCGCATGGAGCTGATGGGGCGGGAGAATGCGGCTCGGGCGCACTGCCGCATCCATCGGGTGGTCAACGGGGACGCCGGCCCGGCGTTGGCGGCGTTTGCTGATGCGGAAGTCTACCTTGACCGCCTTGAGCGGCAAGTTCGTTCCGATTATTACCGAAGCACGATCGATGCGCGCATCGCTCAGCTGGAAAAGCAGTTGCAGGAAGGAAAATAA
- the liaF gene encoding cell wall-active antibiotics response protein LiaF produces MLDQRKKTDYVSWVVLVTLLLFAIEISFFRPGVLFSLSISVCLIYVGRKKWHRRKGKWLFWLGCIMLAIHVLTMMAARFVMVALLGYALWQLFQSKRHPTVIRPTMAENSYGGEEIVRRQPLFQNVWVGRQATSERVYEWNDVNIQTGIGDTVIDVSYTVLPKGEAVIIVRGLIGNIRILVPYEIETRLVHSAIFGVASLFGKEQEKMFNETLIYQTSSYDQAEQKLKIVTSMIIGNVEVTRV; encoded by the coding sequence ATGCTTGATCAACGGAAGAAAACTGACTATGTCAGTTGGGTTGTTTTGGTGACACTGCTCCTTTTTGCAATCGAAATTTCGTTTTTTCGCCCGGGCGTGCTGTTTTCGTTAAGTATATCGGTCTGTTTGATTTATGTTGGAAGGAAAAAATGGCATCGGCGGAAAGGAAAATGGCTGTTTTGGCTTGGCTGCATCATGTTGGCCATTCATGTGTTAACGATGATGGCCGCTCGTTTTGTCATGGTCGCGCTGTTGGGTTATGCCCTTTGGCAATTGTTTCAGTCGAAGCGGCATCCGACGGTGATCCGCCCGACTATGGCTGAGAACTCGTATGGGGGAGAGGAAATCGTGCGCCGTCAACCACTGTTTCAAAATGTATGGGTTGGCCGGCAAGCGACCTCAGAACGGGTGTATGAGTGGAATGATGTCAATATCCAAACGGGGATCGGGGATACGGTCATTGATGTCAGCTATACTGTGCTTCCGAAAGGGGAAGCGGTCATTATCGTGAGAGGGTTGATCGGCAACATTCGAATTCTCGTTCCGTACGAAATTGAAACACGGCTCGTTCATTCCGCCATTTTTGGTGTTGCCTCGCTGTTTGGCAAGGAACAGGAGAAAATGTTCAACGAGACGCTCATTTATCAAACTTCTTCGTATGATCAAGCGGAGCAAAAGCTAAAAATCGTCACCTCGATGATCATTGGCAATGTCGAGGTGACACGCGTATGA
- a CDS encoding sensor histidine kinase translates to MSRPMLASVLLALALAVALLISFLYFLPPGMWSSLWDQTVMGLPFLLFVFAVSLCMGIAVGLMLDSFFRQQWQAVVQALRHIEQGEMGELHREEPPPELQELWRQIVKLQAQWRAQTKRVQKLAAEKAEQEERLVERILSEERTRLARELHDSVSQQLFAASMMMSAVMETMPPDDERQRKQLAMVEQMIHQSQLEMRALLLHLRPVQLKGKSLQEGMTELLTELAGKVPLEMKWNIEDVPLDKGVEDHLFRILQESLSNTLRHAKAKSLEVLLIERDGFAILRVTDDGVGFDVERSKSGSYGLQHMYERAAEIGGMLKIVSLKGQGTRLEVKVPLLHRGDDRD, encoded by the coding sequence ATGAGCCGACCGATGCTCGCTTCTGTTTTGCTTGCGCTTGCGCTTGCTGTGGCGTTGCTCATTTCCTTTCTCTATTTCCTTCCGCCTGGAATGTGGTCGTCTTTGTGGGATCAAACTGTGATGGGGTTGCCGTTTTTGTTGTTTGTGTTCGCTGTAAGCCTGTGTATGGGGATTGCTGTTGGACTTATGCTTGATTCCTTCTTTCGCCAGCAATGGCAAGCGGTTGTGCAGGCGCTTCGGCACATTGAACAAGGAGAGATGGGGGAGTTGCATCGGGAAGAGCCGCCGCCGGAACTGCAAGAGCTTTGGCGGCAAATCGTGAAGCTGCAAGCGCAATGGCGCGCGCAAACGAAACGCGTGCAAAAGTTAGCGGCGGAAAAGGCCGAACAGGAAGAACGGCTCGTTGAACGCATTCTTTCCGAAGAACGCACGCGGCTGGCGCGGGAACTGCATGATTCCGTAAGCCAACAATTGTTCGCCGCTTCGATGATGATGTCGGCCGTCATGGAAACGATGCCGCCGGATGATGAACGGCAGCGCAAACAATTGGCCATGGTCGAGCAAATGATTCACCAGTCGCAATTGGAAATGCGGGCGCTGCTTCTGCACTTGCGGCCGGTGCAGCTGAAAGGCAAATCGCTTCAAGAAGGGATGACCGAACTGCTCACGGAATTGGCGGGCAAAGTGCCGCTCGAGATGAAATGGAACATCGAAGACGTTCCGCTCGATAAAGGGGTGGAAGATCATCTGTTTCGCATTTTGCAAGAGTCGCTTTCCAACACGCTGCGCCATGCGAAAGCGAAGTCGTTGGAAGTATTGCTCATCGAACGGGACGGGTTTGCCATTTTGCGCGTCACCGACGATGGCGTTGGCTTTGATGTGGAACGTTCGAAAAGCGGCTCGTACGGGTTGCAGCACATGTATGAGCGGGCGGCGGAAATCGGTGGGATGTTGAAAATTGTCAGCTTAAAAGGTCAAGGAACGAGGTTGGAAGTGAAAGTGCCGCTTTTGCACAGGGGGGATGACCGTGATTAG
- a CDS encoding response regulator transcription factor yields MIRVLLVDDHEMVRLGVSAYLSAQPDMEVIGEAEDGKKGVELALQLRPDVILMDLVMEPMDGIAATREIIGAWPEAKIIVVTSFLDDENVFAALEAGATSYLLKTSKASEIADAIRATFHGQSVFEPEVAGKVMRNYRKQEERLPHEQLTSREMEVLLLMAQGKTNQEMADELFISLKTVKVHVSNILAKLGVQDRTQAVIYAFRHGLVK; encoded by the coding sequence GTGATTAGGGTACTGCTTGTCGATGATCATGAAATGGTGCGGCTTGGCGTGTCGGCGTATTTATCCGCCCAACCAGATATGGAGGTGATTGGCGAGGCGGAAGATGGTAAAAAAGGGGTGGAGCTCGCCCTCCAGTTGCGTCCGGATGTCATTTTAATGGACCTCGTGATGGAACCGATGGACGGCATTGCGGCGACGCGCGAAATCATCGGCGCGTGGCCGGAGGCGAAAATCATTGTCGTGACGAGTTTTTTGGATGATGAAAACGTGTTTGCCGCGCTTGAAGCAGGGGCGACGAGCTATTTATTGAAAACATCGAAAGCGAGCGAAATTGCCGACGCCATTCGCGCCACGTTCCACGGGCAATCGGTGTTCGAACCGGAAGTGGCCGGAAAAGTGATGCGAAACTATCGGAAACAAGAAGAGCGCCTGCCGCATGAGCAGCTCACGAGCCGGGAGATGGAAGTGCTTTTGTTGATGGCGCAAGGGAAAACGAATCAAGAAATGGCCGATGAATTGTTCATTTCACTTAAAACGGTGAAAGTGCATGTAAGCAACATCCTCGCCAAACTCGGCGTCCAAGACCGGACGCAAGCGGTCATTTACGCGTTTCGGCATGGCTTGGTGAAATGA